The following DNA comes from Ricinus communis isolate WT05 ecotype wild-type chromosome 10, ASM1957865v1, whole genome shotgun sequence.
CACCCTGAGAACCATGCTGCTCATTTACTTGAGCAATCCATCTTCTCTGGCACCGAAAAATCTCAGCAATCACAGAACTTCCACTCATTGTAACTCCAAACCCTGTAAATGTGGCTAGGAGAACTGATAAAACAGCCTGCATGTGAAGCTGAAGAAGGCACAGAAAAATATGAAACCATTAGTATGAAAGTCTTGTATTTCACCAAGTAGGTTTTGACCCAATGATTCAGAAGCTAAAGACTCATGATTTAGCCACATCAGACTGATCTGGTTTTTCAGGTTATTTTCCTAATGAAAGCATCTTATCTAGACTAGAATAAACACCTCCTGATGTAATCAGTTGATGCAGATAATTACTTACCAACGAGTAGTAAAGATGAGCAGATAGGACCACCAATCCAAATTGAATAGTCGCGTAAACCCAGACATATCTTCTCCTTACTGAGGAGAAATTGCAAAGAGATCAGTGACAAAATGAGATGATATAACCTACAAAAATAGAATGTCTGCACACAGATGCGATCTCAGCCCTACCCATTGTGGTAGATGTCATGGATGCAAGAAGTCCAATTATACaggaaaaaggaagagaaatgGCAATTGCACCAGACCCAAGTTTCCCTACCTGTCCAGATGAAATGTTAGGAACTGTGATAGGAATGAAGAGCACGATTACAAGTTGCTCTACTTACCAGAAGTTGCTCGAGAAAACAAAAGTAAGCAAGCATGCTGACAATTACAAGAATGGGAACATCCTGCCAAACCCTGAAAAGGTTTGCAATATGTTAAGCTGTATTCCTAGATAACCTTACAGAACGAGAACATACCAACAAGATTACTAGTTCagttaaaattaagaaaagattatgataatttttagttaGAAAAGACAAATTCACACATTTGATCCGTTCTCAATCAATGGACTAACACCTTTCAGTCAATTTGATTTAACAGCTTACTGCTCAGCTTGAAAACTTTTCTCCTGAAACTTATGAACTGCTCTTTCTTACATGCAAGTTTAATTGCTTATCTACATTGAATGTTTCCTACCATATTTATGGACAATGGAGAAAAGCGAAAGGCATCAAGTTCCAATTTATTgcagtttaaaaaaaaaaaaaaaagagctttACTTGCCTGTATTGAGCAACCTCAGCAGGCCGAGACCTATTTCCTCGAGCATTTTGAAGTCGTAAAAGGGTAACTGCTAGGTTCTTAACCTCTTGTTTGCACACATCACATGTTTTGTTGCCTTTGATGCTAAACCATTTTACAGCACATTCCTGATGGGCTAGGGCAAGTTCACCTTTGCAACTGCATTCCATCTTGAGAGTGTCACCACCTTCCCCTAATTCAACCAAGCAGATTCTGCAAACAGCTTCTTCTTCTGGAATATCTTCACCACTATCTTCATTTCCATCTGAACCACAAGACTAAGATAAGGCAAAGGTTGGTTATCACATACACGAAAAGAGTACGAATTGTAGGCTACAGCTCAAAATGCAAGCAATTAGGAATATTCAAAGATCGGTTACTACTAATGTGTATTGCCGAATGAACTACAGAGTAATAAATACTAATAGCAAAACATTAAACCTCCACAAGTAAAAATTTCCTCGGAAAGAATCCAAGAAGTAACAGAGAACCATATCCGGCCACCAAAAACTCCTGTCTTACTATGTATCCTCAGTTAGAAATGCTCTGACTTCCAAAGCTTTTGATGATTTAAATCAAGTCTCCTTGATGATGACTTTTCTTAGATGTCTTAACGAGAAAATATTCAAGGCAATTATGGGAAATAATTACCAATATCATTTCTAGGAGATGCACTTGATGTTGTTGTGACAGCCACCTCCGCCGGCCGTGGTGTAGTGGGAACCACACGAAATATGCCACCTGAAGGATCTATTTGCCTTACACTTCCCTCTTTGTCCATCATAGGGACAGAACGTGAACGATGAATGGGTTTTTGGGCATCTCCTTTCTGTAAAGCAGGGACAAGCATAGTTATGTATTAAATGAGTGATTAGAGATCAATGTATTACTAACTAAAATGTTGACATTGGATGAAATATCAAGAAGATGCATTGGATGAGAACCATGCTTAACATAATGATGAATCATTGCAGATGACATTTCATATGCATATCTAAATACGTATCTCCATAAGTTCAAGTTATGATCAATGTTGGATGGGAGAATAAGGCATCCAGGCCTTTTTAGCTCTCTGCAACTCTGCCAATAAAGAACTTGCATTGTATGCTGCCGAACTAGATAATAGGTAGCCAAGACAAAGAACCTTCAATAAATGGGAAGATTGCAATGGAAACTAGAATGGCCATATCATCATAGACCTCCCTAAGCCTTTGAGGTTGCTAAAGAGCAGAGGTATGATTTCCTAAAAGGACAAGCAGAAGTCAAAGAACCTCCAATGAATGGTGTATTGCCATGCCTGTAGGTTTCAAATGAACAAAAGCACACAACTTCCTGGTAGTTCTGGAACACCATTAAAGTTTGCAAGTGGAATTGCTCCAATGCAACAAGACTTCTAAACaaattaatcattaaaattaGATTGAGGAACTTAATCAGCTAgtggaattttaatgttttcggTAGAGAGCAATGTCGTTATTATTGTAAGCAATTCATATAAACTATGATATGCACACAATGAAAGAAGCGATATAAAATTTTCACTAAAATGATTCTGATGAAGAATCACCTGAATGCTAAAATGGTCAACTTTATTCTTCAAAGTATCATGAGGTTCTGAAGCTTAAATAGGGTTAATACTCACAGCTGAGCTTGATGGATTTGTTGCATAGCCTCCATGCATAGACTCTGGATTTGAGTGAGCAATAGGGGTAACTGGTAAAGATGATGTTCTCTTTGTCCTGGGTGTAAAAAGTTTTGTGAAAGACATTGTCCTAGAAAGAAAAGGCTTCTTCTCTATTTCCACAGATGAACCTCCTAAAGCTAATATAGCAGCCTTCTCAATATCCGAAGTAGTATTTCGATATTTAAAACTTAACTTTGGAAGGAGACTTCTTATGGTTGACTTATTTTTTGATGGTGATGGATCTGGtgaatcatttattttgaaaaggcTGGGGCTAGGGAAGGGggaaaaatttacccttttagGGGTATGATTTGGTGTTACAGGCATTTGAATTGCCACAAAATCATCTCTAGCTTCCTCCAGAGTTCTTGATGGAACCTCTAAGACAAGGTCAAGTCGCCTCCG
Coding sequences within:
- the LOC8284538 gene encoding uncharacterized protein LOC8284538 isoform X1, yielding MGNEEEAITNKSKEGTFSNPVVETPIQRVGDSTEIIEEHTEDQQRRRLDLVLEVPSRTLEEARDDFVAIQMPVTPNHTPKRVNFSPFPSPSLFKINDSPDPSPSKNKSTIRSLLPKLSFKYRNTTSDIEKAAILALGGSSVEIEKKPFLSRTMSFTKLFTPRTKRTSSLPVTPIAHSNPESMHGGYATNPSSSAKGDAQKPIHRSRSVPMMDKEGSVRQIDPSGGIFRVVPTTPRPAEVAVTTTSSASPRNDIDGNEDSGEDIPEEEAVCRICLVELGEGGDTLKMECSCKGELALAHQECAVKWFSIKGNKTCDVCKQEVKNLAVTLLRLQNARGNRSRPAEVAQYRVWQDVPILVIVSMLAYFCFLEQLLVGKLGSGAIAISLPFSCIIGLLASMTSTTMVRRRYVWVYATIQFGLVVLSAHLYYSLLHMQAVLSVLLATFTGFGVTMSGSSVIAEIFRCQRRWIAQVNEQHGSQGATQPDQTLAAAHQTETNPDHQQIETGGSESIPGR
- the LOC8284538 gene encoding uncharacterized protein LOC8284538 isoform X2 — encoded protein: MGNEEEAITNKSKEGTFSNPVVETPIQRKGDAQKPIHRSRSVPMMDKEGSVRQIDPSGGIFRVVPTTPRPAEVAVTTTSSASPRNDIDGNEDSGEDIPEEEAVCRICLVELGEGGDTLKMECSCKGELALAHQECAVKWFSIKGNKTCDVCKQEVKNLAVTLLRLQNARGNRSRPAEVAQYRVWQDVPILVIVSMLAYFCFLEQLLVGKLGSGAIAISLPFSCIIGLLASMTSTTMVRRRYVWVYATIQFGLVVLSAHLYYSLLHMQAVLSVLLATFTGFGVTMSGSSVIAEIFRCQRRWIAQVNEQHGSQGATQPDQTLAAAHQTETNPDHQQIETGGSESIPGR